A section of the Novipirellula caenicola genome encodes:
- a CDS encoding sialate O-acetylesterase yields the protein MKQILAFTLFLLLPTPLVSAAELKLASVFSDHMVLQREQSVPVWGVATAGESITVKFANQTKTTTADESGKWKVELDSMKANAEPQSLIVESGKEPSRLELTDVLVGEVWLASGQSNMEWEMQMKADSKADIPNSTHSNLRLFAVPLTTALTPQDDVDANWTRSSPETSASFSAIGYYFGLRLHEELGVPVGMIQSAWGGTRIEPWTSVDGFEAVPALSSEADRIRSQTPGTPEYRKSQEAHLQQIQQWTESLKTALAQNQAAPPLPAQPATLAKSHGTPTALYNAMIHPLVPMAIRGAIWYQGESNHGEGLGYIDKKKALLASWRNAFKQPELPFYFVQIAPYQYGEEDPEILARFWVAQRECMKIPNTGMAVITDIAELKDIHPQHKKEVARRLSLWALADTYGQADIDPSGPLYLNHKVDGEAIRVMFRNAESGLASRDGKPLTDFEIAGIDGNFHPATATIDGNQVVVQSPNVPKPKQVRFGWNKLAMPNLMDNDGLPACSFHTHWPIDPSLGYNLALGCTWESSDPNAWGWNSGLTDGVWGNRNPQCFATGVSDEFPKSVTIDLKKTQTINLVRFGVPDVGSTKTVAISLSENGKTFQEVGTHSFGQGKAERAVIEFDDTTARFVRLTYVDHHSGLAGGYNNTFAFTSEVEVYRAK from the coding sequence ATGAAACAAATCCTCGCCTTCACGCTCTTCCTGCTCCTTCCCACTCCGCTGGTCTCCGCAGCGGAACTAAAGCTCGCATCGGTGTTCTCGGACCACATGGTGCTGCAACGCGAACAGAGCGTTCCGGTTTGGGGCGTTGCGACCGCTGGTGAATCGATCACGGTCAAGTTCGCAAACCAAACCAAGACCACCACGGCCGACGAAAGCGGCAAGTGGAAGGTTGAACTGGATTCGATGAAGGCCAATGCCGAACCTCAATCGTTGATCGTCGAATCCGGCAAAGAACCAAGCCGCCTCGAGTTAACCGATGTCTTGGTGGGCGAAGTTTGGTTGGCGTCGGGGCAATCGAACATGGAATGGGAAATGCAAATGAAGGCAGACTCCAAAGCCGACATTCCCAACTCGACGCATTCGAACCTTCGGCTGTTCGCGGTCCCGCTGACCACCGCACTGACGCCGCAAGACGATGTCGATGCAAACTGGACGCGGAGTTCCCCGGAGACCTCGGCTAGTTTCTCGGCGATCGGCTACTACTTTGGTTTGCGATTGCACGAGGAACTTGGTGTTCCGGTGGGGATGATCCAAAGTGCCTGGGGTGGAACACGGATCGAGCCATGGACCAGCGTCGATGGATTCGAAGCCGTCCCCGCGCTGTCAAGTGAAGCCGATCGCATTCGCTCGCAAACTCCCGGAACGCCTGAGTACCGCAAATCGCAGGAAGCGCATTTACAACAAATCCAACAGTGGACCGAATCGTTAAAAACAGCGCTCGCACAAAACCAAGCGGCGCCTCCGCTGCCAGCCCAGCCGGCAACGCTGGCCAAGAGCCATGGCACGCCGACGGCGCTTTACAACGCGATGATCCATCCGCTTGTTCCAATGGCGATTCGCGGGGCGATTTGGTACCAAGGCGAATCGAATCATGGTGAGGGACTGGGCTATATCGACAAGAAAAAGGCCTTACTCGCATCCTGGCGAAATGCATTCAAGCAGCCTGAACTGCCCTTCTATTTCGTCCAAATCGCACCCTATCAATATGGCGAAGAGGATCCTGAAATCCTGGCTCGTTTCTGGGTCGCTCAGCGTGAATGCATGAAAATCCCCAATACGGGCATGGCGGTGATCACGGACATCGCCGAGCTCAAAGACATTCATCCGCAACACAAAAAGGAAGTCGCACGGCGGTTGTCGCTGTGGGCATTGGCGGACACCTATGGTCAAGCCGACATCGACCCCAGCGGTCCTCTCTACTTGAACCACAAAGTCGATGGCGAAGCGATCCGTGTGATGTTCCGCAACGCCGAGTCGGGACTCGCGTCTCGTGACGGTAAACCTCTAACTGATTTCGAGATCGCCGGAATCGATGGCAACTTCCATCCTGCGACCGCGACGATCGACGGCAACCAAGTCGTCGTCCAATCGCCGAACGTGCCTAAACCAAAACAGGTGCGATTTGGTTGGAATAAATTGGCGATGCCGAACTTGATGGACAATGACGGACTGCCTGCGTGTTCGTTCCACACGCATTGGCCTATCGATCCATCTCTCGGCTACAACCTTGCACTGGGATGCACTTGGGAATCGAGCGACCCGAACGCGTGGGGATGGAACAGCGGGTTGACCGACGGCGTCTGGGGCAATCGCAACCCGCAGTGTTTTGCCACCGGCGTCAGCGACGAATTTCCAAAATCGGTCACCATCGATTTGAAAAAGACGCAAACGATCAACCTGGTCCGCTTTGGTGTTCCCGATGTGGGATCGACCAAAACCGTGGCAATCTCACTCAGCGAGAATGGGAAAACGTTTCAGGAAGTCGGAACGCATTCGTTTGGGCAAGGCAAAGCCGAGCGAGCCGTGATTGAGTTTGACGACACCACGGCAAGATTTGTTCGGCTCACCTACGTCGACCATCATTCCGGCTTGGCTGGCGGCTACAACAACACGTTCGCCTTCACCAGCGAAGTGGAAGTCTATCGAGCGAAATAG
- a CDS encoding Gfo/Idh/MocA family oxidoreductase yields the protein MKSPISRRDALKTTAAAAAGIAIYHGASARRISAAESPNEKLNLACIGVGGRGAANVGGVNSQNLIALVDVDEKRAEGAFKKYSSAERFSDYRKMLDKLGKDLDGVVISTPDHTHFHPAYASMQLGLHTYLEKPLAHNVWETRTLTDYARENKLATQLGNQRHAMPNMHRVVELIQSGAIGKVNEVHCWVGGSRGMPAVPKDTPPIPAGLDYELWVGPAEKRPYHPSFCPYGWRFWWDYGTGETGNWGCHILDIPYWSLGLRYPSHVDASGPEVDAERTPKSMHVTYRFDQTNQNSPLDLHWYHGTPAILAERGLSGKGHNTLFIGEDGMLLSGFDKHELLPEEKFADFKRPEKFVPDSPGFHKEWIAACKGGEAATCNFDYTGPMAEAVLLGNVAYRTGGFDWNAKTLSTGNNTKAQSLIQTAYRKGWEID from the coding sequence ATGAAGTCACCCATCTCTCGACGTGATGCCCTGAAAACCACGGCCGCAGCTGCTGCCGGAATCGCCATTTATCACGGTGCCTCGGCACGCCGGATCTCGGCCGCCGAAAGCCCCAACGAGAAATTGAACCTCGCCTGTATCGGTGTCGGCGGCCGCGGGGCTGCCAATGTCGGTGGCGTCAACTCTCAGAATCTGATCGCGTTGGTCGACGTCGATGAGAAACGAGCCGAAGGTGCGTTCAAAAAATATTCGTCGGCCGAGCGTTTCAGCGACTATCGCAAGATGCTCGACAAGCTCGGCAAGGATCTTGATGGCGTCGTGATCAGCACCCCCGATCATACGCACTTTCATCCTGCCTACGCCTCGATGCAGTTGGGGCTGCACACCTATCTGGAAAAACCGCTTGCTCACAACGTTTGGGAAACCCGCACGTTGACCGACTATGCTCGCGAAAACAAACTCGCGACTCAGCTTGGAAACCAACGTCACGCGATGCCCAACATGCACCGCGTCGTCGAGCTGATTCAAAGCGGAGCGATTGGCAAGGTCAACGAGGTGCACTGCTGGGTCGGCGGCAGTCGCGGCATGCCAGCGGTTCCCAAAGACACACCGCCGATTCCCGCGGGATTGGACTATGAACTGTGGGTCGGCCCCGCAGAGAAACGTCCCTATCACCCGTCGTTCTGTCCCTACGGATGGCGTTTTTGGTGGGACTACGGAACCGGCGAAACCGGCAATTGGGGCTGCCACATCTTGGACATCCCCTACTGGTCGCTAGGACTACGCTACCCGAGTCATGTCGACGCAAGCGGTCCCGAGGTGGATGCCGAGCGAACGCCCAAATCGATGCACGTTACCTATCGCTTTGACCAAACCAACCAAAACAGTCCGCTGGATCTGCATTGGTATCACGGCACTCCCGCAATCCTGGCTGAGCGTGGGCTCTCGGGCAAAGGCCACAACACGCTGTTCATTGGCGAAGACGGCATGTTGTTATCCGGATTTGACAAGCACGAGTTGTTGCCCGAGGAAAAGTTCGCGGACTTCAAACGGCCCGAAAAATTTGTGCCCGACTCGCCTGGTTTCCACAAAGAGTGGATCGCCGCGTGCAAAGGGGGCGAGGCGGCCACGTGTAATTTCGATTACACCGGCCCGATGGCCGAGGCCGTCTTGCTCGGCAACGTGGCCTACCGCACCGGTGGATTCGACTGGAACGCCAAAACGTTGTCCACCGGCAACAACACCAAGGCTCAATCGTTGATCCAAACCGCCTACCGCAAAGGCTGGGAAATCGACTAG
- a CDS encoding cofactor-independent phosphoglycerate mutase, producing MKYVIIIPDGCADEPIDSLGGRTPLQAANLPTMDRLAAEGSLGLANNTPDHLPAGSEVANLCLLGYDPDVYFTGRAPLEAAAQGIALGEHDWAVRCNLVTIEDQTMVDFTADHISNEEGAELLRSAQAELLAKAAAEGDPIASRLEFVPGVSYRNLLIYRGDASTPAPFSSDTRSRAPHDLTDLSVADEFPRGPGSDLLVRLMSESAELFASHPVNQKRIAEGKRPATNVWLWGLGGAPKLPSFQERYGLSGVMITAVDLLRGIAALVGWPRIEVAGATGYLDTDYAAKGRAAVEALDKYDVVCVHIEAPDEASHEGRADEKIKALESIDQSIVAPLYEALQKHGDYRILVTPDHPTFCSTKKHTHGMVPLLISGTGVQPDSQSTYDEIAAGASGRRFDHGWDLMDAFIKS from the coding sequence ATGAAATATGTCATTATTATTCCCGACGGCTGTGCGGATGAACCGATCGATTCGCTCGGCGGCCGCACCCCGCTGCAAGCTGCCAATTTGCCCACGATGGATCGGCTCGCCGCCGAGGGTTCGCTAGGATTGGCCAACAACACGCCCGACCATTTGCCGGCGGGCAGCGAAGTCGCGAACCTCTGTTTGCTCGGCTACGACCCGGACGTCTACTTCACTGGCCGCGCACCGTTAGAAGCTGCCGCTCAAGGAATCGCGCTCGGCGAACACGATTGGGCGGTCCGCTGTAATTTGGTCACGATCGAAGACCAAACCATGGTCGACTTTACCGCCGACCACATTTCCAACGAAGAAGGTGCCGAGCTGCTGCGATCGGCCCAGGCCGAATTGTTGGCCAAAGCCGCCGCCGAGGGCGACCCGATCGCATCGCGATTGGAGTTTGTGCCAGGCGTTAGCTACCGAAATCTGCTGATTTATCGAGGCGACGCGTCCACCCCCGCTCCGTTTTCAAGCGACACACGCTCGCGAGCACCTCACGATTTGACCGATTTGTCGGTGGCGGATGAATTTCCTCGCGGTCCCGGCAGCGATCTACTGGTTCGCTTGATGAGCGAATCTGCCGAGCTGTTCGCGTCGCATCCCGTCAATCAGAAACGGATCGCCGAGGGCAAGCGGCCCGCGACCAACGTTTGGTTGTGGGGACTCGGCGGGGCACCCAAGCTGCCTAGTTTCCAAGAGCGATACGGGCTAAGCGGCGTGATGATCACCGCGGTCGATTTGCTGCGAGGCATCGCCGCACTGGTTGGTTGGCCACGAATCGAAGTGGCGGGGGCCACGGGCTATCTCGACACCGACTACGCAGCCAAAGGCCGTGCCGCGGTCGAAGCGCTCGACAAATACGATGTCGTCTGCGTGCACATCGAAGCTCCCGACGAAGCGTCGCACGAAGGTCGTGCTGACGAGAAAATCAAGGCACTCGAAAGCATCGACCAATCGATTGTTGCCCCACTTTACGAAGCGCTGCAGAAACACGGCGACTACCGTATTTTGGTGACTCCTGACCACCCGACGTTCTGCAGCACCAAAAAGCACACGCACGGAATGGTGCCGCTGTTGATCTCGGGAACCGGCGTCCAGCCGGATTCGCAATCGACCTATGACGAGATCGCAGCCGGGGCCAGCGGTCGCCGCTTCGACCATGGCTGGGATTTGATGGACGCATTCATCAAGTCATAG